The region TACTCTCATATTCTGATGCTCAGTATTTAGACTGATGAGCagcgttcaggccatgggtatccctgtgttaccatttattttggtatccaggtcaacgtttcttttcggtattcaggctgactttctccgtaccagacgaattcttcttttaagatcacttctttgccgattctgacaggcattgttaattatttcccatcagagtgcaaattgttcgtctgttcttggtattcaatcactaTTCATCCTGATTATCTGAAAGCCaaggctattcatatcgacaggttcacagtggattgaataggggcagctgtaacacctcaaaatttgccctcctcttcttgggactagcttagcatattgcatttcatgttttagggcattagtcattgcatattgcatatcatgagaaatgagcaagtcatcctcctaggtttttctcagaagatggaaaggttaagagatgcaagcctgagggtctcataaactgatcactaatcatctgaggtttgtgcttcaattagggtttcttggttcctcaaggaggttgagtattatctttgttgaaatggtacaccatcatcatcatggttcattattcctgatcagattccttgggattagggttttgacctctggtcaaccctaatcagttgcattctaccagtcagggtttctGCAAGGATatgaggtctttaatgagatggagatcatcatttgattttatggagcttgtataagctagggtttcatggtgGAGCCATTTCATTAAGTAGTTAAGGCTCAAAATCAtcagtgcatgaccaagtcaacagaagtcaactgcaaagtcaactatggatttggaggtgggaagtgattagaaatacttcattcatgttcaaacaagtctcattttacatttcaaacatcaacattgaagaatttaaagtcaagtcaaaactttccaaaaatagaaagtgacctataatttgaatttgccaaaaatggaaaggttttaacctagcttcaacttcaaattacatcatcaataaagcttcaaatgaaattttgttgaacatgaaagttgtagatctttctctcccatttctaaaaagtccaagatcatggatttctcatgtgtggttaaggagatatgatcaaatcattgccaagttcCCATGGGatttcaaatggccatatcttttaATTCAAAACACCAAAATGAGTGtttctttttgcaatattctcctcttgacctctaatttccaaatcatgcatcacattgcataaaatctcatcatatgatcatgtgatttttcaagtcaattttggagggaaattgcaaaattcaaaaaaATAGTGCATACACCATGCATTTTCAAAATTTGTAAAACACCTTATTTCACTTAGCCAAGTTAATTATGGATTATCAAGGTGATTAAGGAAGCATATAAATACTCTAATCTAACAGAAtttgaaggaggttaatcatttttcaccatttttaGATCTAAAgctttttccctccaaatttttctctcaatcaaaacttgaaaaaTCTCCACATATcatagcatttttcttccatattctggtttattgagtgtagtggatgaagaatcaagcattggatcatcaaattcgagcaaaatttgtgtacatttcaagcaaactcatgaagatggaagtggaaaattaatcaagatctagttcgtttcaagcttcaattcacacataaagattcaagttatcatctcaggagttgatttggatcatttAAAGCCTTGGATCGTGCAGTTTTAgggactgctcttcaagaggttcatttttcgaatctctcaattcttaattccattaacatgtttagatagagtttttcatgctgattaatctgatataaaattcgtgtgaaatggataaaaaatgaatgagttatgcttgtttaaagtttgacatgtcaaaatgtttttgctcggATCTCTTAATCCATGGATTGTTAGGCTTAGATATTGATTGATCTGTAATCTCCATTGGAAGAGCTTTCTGTTGATATCATTTTTTgcgaaattctggaaaattttatGAACACATGCACtgtagctccgccgtcttcgcgaagaagatggtggaaaccaccacgcaccatacgcgtatcactgtgcaccatacgcgtatcactgtgcaccatacgcgtatcactTGCTGCATATTTTCAAACTTAAATCCATTTAATCTTTCCCTCCAATTCCATATGCATTGTCCATTTTATTTCAACAttgttttccaaacttcaaaaattcatattaaattgaaaattgatccaaaaaatacccAATTTTTTGCCACTTGTTCCTctgtttgtctattattttttcATTATAATTTCCAAAATTATACGTagctggattttatttggtgctaggttatgtgacCATTTGTCTACttgtgaccttgccttggttatcatgttgtggAATGCTGGTCTTTGATCTAATTAACGTGAAATTTTtcatgctataactagacatattgcttgacattttggtgttgatttggtatttttatcaattgtcatttctgttttatgatttttctaagttggtgtgacaatttgtgtcacaccttgtgatgttcaacttgaatgatgtgtttgccatgcctAATGATCACCAATTGCCCTGATTTTTTATGTGATgcatgatatggatgttgtgattgatcatgaattttgttggagTTGTTTGAATCATTTCCtatttaattgagatttttcattctggttggtcacatttgagctttaaaattgccttgaacttcaattgatcatgaaatgcttttggttaatgatatggatatgggaccttttggattgtgttcttgattgaatgaagttgattcatgttaaatttcatgttctgttttgaatgtttgacctgcttttgaccctaggctttgacctagtggtttggactcactgtttggattgtggatttcaggttaagaagcacattgccatgattggagttgctcactcatttgagttgattagttgactgatgttggctaatattgagttgttttgtaggctttgagaccaagtggcttatagcttgtgccttgcacaatgATGCTTGATTGCTTTGTCTGATTGTGTACTATTGCATGATGATTGTTGTCTGTCTGATTGTTTGGATTGTAAgctgattggtttagattttttcaggtacctaagttgctttgagttcttttgaacttgcatttctagcttgtgggttgcttaacctaggtataactctctgacttcatgtagtctggaagacctgtcctgttatgtgggcaggcacgtgtctgaagtcctccttaagaggcaatgcttgtgaatatttacttttgtgccaagcaggaaaagacctcttaagaggcaattggcagatacaagaggTGTGCAATCCAccccctgctattcagttgtgtcattcatcttgctcacaccatgtgttgatgcactttgaataaaaacccaaaatcttgttgtgtcaagtcatgtggaatagagtcccacattctggactcccacaccttcattgattcaagctctcccaggccagggataagagctatgaggcataatccccatctccatttcatcttctcaccctaactctcaatgttagaggttaagagcctaAACACCCCTTGTACATTTGGCTAAtgcctaaccttgcttgagcccccttggttgcatatagtgtgtgctaattgcttttgatgtttatctgcttagcttctcatctcctttctgtaggagtcgtatgatcaacttttgaggaagttgacgtacatagagatagacttgagttgactcactgcctgtgtgagtcaaactcttgttagaaacctcaacctaggactattggATTACAggataactattaggctcgagtcagtctcccttctagtttgtcatttcccagtctctggttaggatagaaatttctcccctgttcaggggaactacgtcaccctgatcctcataccagatgaggtacgtaagcaggagatcgtgcgagatctctccgggcgccctttttctttttcgcgtgtgttttgcttgacagttattagaCTCGAGTGCCAGACTCTCTAATAacttgtctgtttgataacctttttatgtgtgttaggagatgaatgtaagaccagcgattggcaatcCATATCCTATTTGCGTTTGTGTGTTTGGAggctgatgtaagtccagcgattggccttcggcttccttgtgtttcttttgtttggagtcggacgtaagcccagccattggcagtcagtttccagttgtgtgtttgctctgatgTTTCAGCGTCTTGGTGTGTGTTCGTTTCGGCGtgtgttagccgaactacggtagctctgattctcattcctgatgagatacgtaggcataggatgcgatatcctagcgagcccgttccccgtttccccgaactacatcgactctgatgtttgtttctgacaaactacgtaggcccaggacgtgacatcctgccgagtccgcttccgtctccttccacctgtgttttattccagtgtgcgtgcattcttttgagcagtgtttagcaacctttcttctatccttttgagcgtggatcccgtcgagtacgacggatgcgtaggggtgctaataccttcccttcgcataaccgactcccgatcccatctctctctggtcgcgagaccatgtcttttccaggtttacttcgagcgtttcctttccctcgtttgggataaataacgcacggtggcggatctgtttgttttgctttttcccgccggttgtttttcgcggatgcgtCACTACCCTACCCGTTTCTGAAGCAGAAATGCTGAACGAAACCACCTCACCATCATCTTCCTCACCTTCATCCCCACCATACTATATTCTCTCATCAGACAACGAACCATCTGACCCTTAATCCCCCACTATAGCCCAACTTCAGGCACGTGCTCTGGCCTCACAGCAGCCATCATAACTTGAACCTCAACCTGAAGTCACCTCTCCACCCCCTGAACAACAAAATCCATCTCCATCTCATCAACCTCAAACACCAACCCCTGAACAACAAAATCCACCTCCATCTCATCAACCTCAAACACCAACCCCTGAACAACAAACTAATCCACCTCCTGAACAACCAGTACCTTCAATTCCCTCACCATCTGAACATTAACCAAATCCACAACCTGAACAAACAACGTCACCTCCCTCTGATATTCCCCCGCCACTAACCTCTGATGCCATCATCACTCCTACTCATGACCCCGTTGACACCAATCCAACTCCATCATCCTCCCCATCCTCTAACTCTGAACCAAAAGCTACCTTTCCCATATTAGAAGAAGCAATAACTTTATTTGTAGAGTCTTTAGTGTAGAAGATCAAGTCTTTGTCTGTCAACTCTGGCATCACTGATGATCCTTCTGCAGTGAGAATCCAATGGAATAGAGTGATCAgatggatgacctctgaagccttcaaactgaaaggcatcTTTGAACAAGTCCGtaacgacttcatcagagatgctggAATAAGGCTACATGCTCGCTTGGGAAGAGAGGTTGAGGAAaaggtgtaataccccaaaatttacccttcatttttcttggaagcatgggattgtgtttcacattgcactagcatcatactaggtcatactcattgcatactacatcagtgacttgggaaatcagggtttgattgatcactccttaccagaaggagcccacacaaggAAAGACTGAGAATTAaacttcattctccaaatatacaagtctcaaggggttccatatgtcttattatggtcctcagttcattaGTGGAAGATTCAAAactctcagagtgtgcatctggatttaatcagaaatcggggtttcatggctatctgcaacaggcAAGATTTGGTTGGAAGTAAAtggggctcattcatgtcatgattatagaggcatcttggcctagaAGATTCATAatcatctcacaaagatccattggcaatcagtgcaatcagttcctagtcatttttaccctaaaactagggtttggtataaaatcggtttatttctgattccttgggtgaaactcatttccatggccctccatatgtccacaaggatctacatataaaaaatcagctctttatttgagccagaggtgcttcaattgaccaatggaatcgggaatcagacattttgggaaaagtcaactgtgggggccagaaaagtcaactcctgacattttgaaagtggaatctcaaaattaatgcctaagggagcctatatgtgaaattttatcaaggttggatcatggattcatcatttaatcaggagttggaaaagttaccaaattgggaaatagttgactttccatttaaggcaagtttttatggtttttgcacccactttaagccaattttccatcaagatgcaagctccattgGAAAATtcctccaacataaaagttgttcctcttgtttcaagctttctagagatacaaattttgtttcatttggattaaaattgagaaagttaggcttggtcaaagtaagatattattttagaacacttagaaatttttttaagtccaaactttgaaaaatttgtcaagacttatgggacagatttcttgcacttcaaggaatcttttgaaaacactttcttcatgacagttgtaccttgatatgtgctctttcacacctttttggaaccaccccatttggattattggtttggaagatacacttATCTAAAGTTAGTATCATAggctgaattttttgacagcatttaggccaaactggcccaaccattttgcagccatgAAACCTAAACTTTATGGCCATTTCCACCCCTTTCCACTCACCATTTCaagatgtgttcaacatgaaaaatattaagttccatgccctctttctactgtttgcattgccttgccatttggacatGTTCTCATCAAGTTACAAGGTCATAAAGTCACCCTCTTGAATTTATTTCAAAACAGAAAAACCATGTCATGTTGCACAAACCAACCAACACACTCTTTTCCTCATTTGGTCATTTGTTTTATGATCACTCACTTAAGTTTTTCTACTTTTAGAACTTGCTCATACCACCCCACTTTTTGCATCATTTTGCATGAATAAAAAAAACAAACATTCCAAGCCTATTAGCCATCATTGAATCCAACATATATAaacatcataaaaccctaatcTGACATGGAGGCTGCCACTATTTTCAAGCAAGCAAGGCAAGAGGAAAAGACCAAGTTTCACTCCATTCTATTTCACAAGCATTGAAGCACCATTGAAGAGCATCTCATTTCCTTCCATTCCTCCACTATCAAGAAGCAGCGAACATTCTTCCACTAGGTAAGTTTGCTACTCTCTTCCATGGCCTTGCTCATTTCATGAATATTATACTTGTTCACCACTTGTTTCTTCCATGCCTACCATCTATACTTCATGCTATTTTTCATTTATACCATGCCATGCCATGCTTAATTTCCATGTTAACAATATACCATGCTTGTTTATGAAGCCCTCACCACGAGGCATTGCTTTAAATTGGAGTTTTATAACTTTGAATTTTCACTCATATGCCATTTTTCCTGAATTGTCCTGTTTTAATGGTAAACCAAACTGTTATATCTTTTTTCTAAATTCTTTTAATAACTACCGAGTTCATGTTGTTTGAACTACTTGTTTAGTGGCCAGTGAATGAATTTGTGGAGAGTATTTTTCAGTTTCATTGTTTCAATTGTTTCAATTTTCATTGCCTACATGATAATGAAACCAATCTTTGATTTCAAAAATAAAGGTAATGATTAAAGTGAAACTGATTGGGAAAATGGTCAAGAAGAATTACATTGAAGAATTCAGCAAAATTCTTTACTCTCACATTACCCTTTTATTTGTATACACGGCTCTCTAAAGTTCATTTGTCGCTTTAAAAACTGAGTCTGAGAGGTTATTTGCAGTTCAGTTCTTACAGTTTGGTTGAGTTATTTCCAGTTTGGTTCTGGTCAGTAAAGTATGGGAACTAATAGTTTGGTTGGCAAATTATCTAAATTGGTTCGATTAATTTCAAGACAGATTGGTTCAGTTTGGCAGTTTAGTTAGCTTAGTTTTGTTCTTCTTTGAGGTTATTTTGACCCAGCCTAGATGTAGATATCTAGGGCTTGTTTGAAAGACTTTTAATTTTTAGTTCTAAAAATGTGTTTTGTATATCTGTTTTAAACAATTATTTTAACAATGAGAATGAGAAAAAAAGTTGCTTGATAATCAATTCTTTGAAATCTGTTTTTAGGAGTGAGAAAATATATTTgaatatttaatttttttaaactGTTTTAAAAATAATAAGATGATAAAATTCTTTgataatttaatttttaaatttgaTTATATTAAATAACAAAAAATCAGAAATAGTTTTATGATCATTTAGTTCCTAACGAATTATTTTTTGTTTATAAAATAGAGTTAAAGAAAAATTTATATCTAATCAAACATGTTTATTATATAgttaaatatttttaataatgTAGACTGATTgataatataaaaaatatatacattaaacttatttataaatttaatcaattataaaatatttaatatAATGAGTTAATTTGTAATATATTATACAACAAAAAGAAGTTAAAAAATATACAATCTTATAGATCaataaataattaagttaatctataatatatatatatatattatatatattatatataatatattatatattatatatatatatatatattatatatatatatatatatatatatatatatataaactgATGGTTTATAGTAAAGAGAATGTACAACAAAATTTTACAAAAGTTTTATATAATTATTGTGCCATTAATAAAAAATGACGtgtttttttttatcatttttgaaaacaaaactgaaaaatgaaaagaaaaacatatttatattgttttggttttttagttttgaaaactgaaaaattaaaaataGTTTTGCAAAAGTATTTTTTAAAACAAATCATTCAAACAAATTTTTGTTTTTAAGTTTTTAAAACTAATTCAAACAAGTCCCTAGTAGTTCTACGTAGGGGTGtgaaaaaaatgaattttttaaTGTTCCATATATATTATTTAGGCACCACATGAAAATATTAAAATGTTTATAAATTTCGAAAATGCATCTCCGAacatatctcatacacacattTCATTCGGTTTTGAGTCACGTCCTAATTTTATGACTTAAATTATTCCGGAAATGTATTTCATGTCTTTGGAAATATAATTCTAGAACTCAAAAACATTTCCAAACATTACTTGTATAATCCATAAGTAACTtcaagtatttttttttaaaaattccTCGTCTCTGTTGTTTAAGGATTCAAGTTATACTTTTGATTGATGTATTTTTCATCACATTTAGCTACATGCATCTAACCTACGATATTTTCAACAAAACATTGTCCAAACAACCTTTTTTATTGACAATTATTTCATTCACAACCGATACTATATTTCAGTTTGTCTTTTCTTGTGAGTTTAGGAAATGTATTTTCGGAGACATTCTCAGAATGCTATTCCGGATAAAGTAAGTTATAAAATTGGGGAGTAGTTCAAAAACGAATGAGTTGTGTGTGCATGTGATACGTTCGGAGATGCATTCTTGAAATTTGATGGGCATTTTTGGTTTTTTATAGGGTGTTTTTCCATCCCATAGGATAGGATAagaaatttctggaaaaaaataGTTAAAATGTATTTTTTATCACTTTACTTCAAAGTCAATTTtaaattaaaatgtattttttatAACCATTTAAATGTGACTTTAATCACTATGGTTATAACAGTTTTGATTTTTAGTTTCGATAAGTTTTGTTATTTTAATCTCtacaaaataaaattaaaaaaatatatattatttttattttttgatatCAAAATTATTAGATCACGTATGATATCTCTGAAATTAcaaaaattatttttgaattaGTATACATTGAATTTAAACATTTttttgttgtaaattattaaTCATTATAGTAGTAATTTTGAGTGtgttttaaaataaaaagaaaatattCAAGTGAAGATTAAtttttgaattcagaaatagaCAATACTTATGAAGTGTTGGAGTATGTTTAAATTCAAATATAAACAACATTTCTGAAGTGTTGCAACAGATTTgaaatttataattttttatcTCATATTATATGTGCATGCTaatatgaaaaaaaattatttcttGATCATTTTGATATTAAAAGTAATTTATATTTCTTTTTACTATTCAAAGTTGAcaaatgtttatgaaaaaagttATAGAAAATATTAATGATTTTGGTTCATAATTTATTTTCTAATGTGTTTCTTATATGGATATAAATAAAATAGAACATTATTAAACATGAAATTAAGAAATATAATTCATTATGCATATATTAGTTATGcaacaaaatatttattttaagaGAATATAAATAAATGGGTATTAGTTAATATGGAATGATTTTTATGTTTTAAACCTCTTTATAAAATAAAAGTTATGATCATGAATGTCTATTGCTATAAATATTTAATACATTGAATATATTTTGGATATATTAAAATATAAGTTTactattttcaaaaattatgataCATTTTACTATTTTCATGTGAGGAAAAATCCTCAAATACCAATACCAAGCCCAACCCATTTCCTTTCCAACAGGCCCATCATCAAAAAATCCATTTCCTTTCCAACAGCCCATCCAGTCGGTTCCATCAAACCAGAGAAAATGAATCCAGCCGCAGCCGCAGCCGCTTAGGTGTAGCATCAACTCATCGGAAACTAGCCGAACTGAATCAACTCATCGGAAACGCAGCCAAAAATCGCCACAAACAGTGACAAATCCTTTCAGGTTTTTATTGTTTGTTCGCTTTTTCGTTTTTTCTTCACGCCGCATCGAGATTTCGCATTAAACAAGCGCAAATTGATTCCGTATGTAAAACCTTCACAATCTAAATTTTTGTACCGTTGCGATTATTTGATTTTTAGGAGAATAGTAGTTAAACCTGGTAACAATTATTTGTGATTAATAtattttttcttggaaattcaCTTGTGATAGTGTGAGGTTTTAATTGCTACTAGTTTGTTTTACTGATACGAATGAATCTGAATTAGGGTTTGTTGGGATTAGGAGATAGGAGAAAATGAAGCAAGTAGTAGGAATGGTGGTTTCGAATAAAATGCAGAAGTCGGTTGTGGTGGCAGTGGATAGATTATTTCACCACACGGTGTTCAACAGATATGTTAAACGCACTTCAAAGTTCATGGCTCACGACGGGAACAATCTTTGTAATATCGGTGACAGGGTTAGTATTTGTAAAGTTATGTCTATTGATTTGATTGTATAGTGTTGTTGAATAGCCGCTATTACGGAATATAGACAAACCGCTTTTTTTTGTGATCCAGGATTGATAATATTTTCTTGTACTACAAAGTTTCAACAAGTATATGTTTCAAAACGATGTCATGGTTTTAAATTGCAGTTTCGGGTGTTGCGATTGCGGCTGTTGCATTGTGAATTTTTATTGAAAGATGTTCGAAATACATGGTGAAAAAGCACTTAAGTTGAGACTTTTTATTTCATCATAAGTAAATTGAGTCATAGggttttgaaattttgatttttGAACTTTTGATGAAAATACTTGAAGAAATATTGGGGAAATTGTTTGATGTGGTTTCTTATATGATTGGACATTTGATTTTAGATCACATTGCAATTGCGGTCCTATGCGGTTGCAGAAGCTACCGCATCAACAATATTGCAACCACATGCGGTTGCGGAAGTTACCGCTCAGCAATATTGCAGCCCCAATTGTGGTTGCGGACTACAATTTAAAACCACGGGTGTTATAATTTGAGACAGATGGAGTTCAATTTTGGATTGGCTGTGTTCTTGGTTTTGCAAGAAAACTAAACAAGTGTATGTTTTGATGGTTCTTATTTCAGGTTCGATTGGATTCTTCTAGGCCTTTGAGCAAGCGTAAACATTGGGTGGTTGCTGAAGTTCTCAAGAAAGCACGCATATATGTTCCTCCTTCTGCACCGGTGTCTGAGAATGTGAGCTCCGGAGGACCTACATCTACATCATGAATTGGTTAAAGGTAATAATAAGTTTATCTCGGCTGCTAGATTTATGCAGTTTCTAAATGTTGGTGTGTGGAAGTGGAGTGTGTAATGAAGTTTAGGTGAGTGAAACCACTTTAGTCTAGTACATATAATTGACAATATGGTATATGATACTGTGTTTTCAGTAGTAACTTATAACTATAAGTTTGCATGCTTTTGCTACTTGAATTTTCCCATGCTATTGTGCTGGCAAAATAACTCAATAATGGAAATGCTAATTTTTATGGCAGGAGGAATTTTAATGTGACATGTTCCAAGGTTGATTAGCTTGTTTGTTGATGGGTTAGAACTTAGAATCAGTCTTCTGCAATTTCACGTGATTTTTGAATTCTTATTAGACGTCGAGATGCTATGTGTGATCTTTATTGCCATCTGT is a window of Lathyrus oleraceus cultivar Zhongwan6 chromosome 6, CAAS_Psat_ZW6_1.0, whole genome shotgun sequence DNA encoding:
- the LOC127091085 gene encoding uncharacterized protein LOC127091085 isoform X1 produces the protein MKQVVGMVVSNKMQKSVVVAVDRLFHHTVFNRYVKRTSKFMAHDGNNLCNIGDRVRLDSSRPLSKRKHWVVAEVLKKARIYVPPSAPVSENVSSGGPTSTS